One part of the Sphingobacterium sp. LZ7M1 genome encodes these proteins:
- a CDS encoding phage head closure protein, with translation MREAGKRSERIKIFRLEKIRDEGGGTDTIPVLYWSTWAEIEQVKGSRVAETFQDRLKQVYSIVVRFRNDKNIESNMLVEFRGKTTAIHTIDNERFKDKFIELIVSVG, from the coding sequence ATGAGAGAGGCAGGTAAACGATCCGAAAGAATTAAGATATTCCGATTAGAAAAAATTAGGGATGAAGGGGGAGGAACTGATACTATACCTGTTCTTTATTGGTCGACATGGGCGGAAATTGAACAGGTCAAGGGATCTAGGGTAGCCGAGACATTTCAAGACAGATTAAAGCAAGTTTATTCAATTGTGGTCCGTTTTAGAAATGATAAAAATATAGAAAGTAATATGTTGGTTGAATTCAGAGGGAAAACCACTGCAATTCATACAATAGACAACGAAAGATTTAAGGATAAGT